Proteins co-encoded in one Prescottella sp. R16 genomic window:
- the rpsQ gene encoding 30S ribosomal protein S17 has product MSEDKAVSTNSTEERGSRKVRIGYVVSDKMEKTIVVELEDRVKHPLYGKIIRRTSKVKAHDENGLAGIGDRVQLMETRPLSATKRWRLVEVLEKAK; this is encoded by the coding sequence ATGAGTGAGGATAAGGCAGTGAGCACCAACAGCACCGAAGAGCGCGGCAGCCGCAAGGTCCGCATCGGCTACGTGGTCTCGGACAAGATGGAGAAGACCATCGTGGTCGAGCTGGAGGACCGGGTGAAGCACCCGCTCTACGGCAAGATCATCCGACGCACCTCGAAGGTCAAGGCGCACGACGAGAACGGCCTCGCCGGCATCGGCGACCGCGTCCAGCTCATGGAGACCCGACCGCTGTCGGCGACCAAGCGCTGGCGTCTGGTCGAGGTTCTCGAGAAGGCCAAGTAA
- the rpmC gene encoding 50S ribosomal protein L29 gives MATTSPAAELRELTDEELVTKLRESKEELFNLRFQMATGQLDNNRRLRTVRHEIARIYTVLRERELGLASGPDAGDAA, from the coding sequence ATGGCAACCACCAGCCCTGCTGCAGAGCTCCGCGAGCTGACCGACGAGGAACTGGTCACCAAGCTCCGCGAGTCGAAGGAAGAACTGTTCAACCTTCGTTTCCAGATGGCCACCGGCCAGCTGGACAACAACCGCCGGCTGCGCACGGTCCGTCACGAGATTGCGCGCATCTACACCGTCCTGCGTGAGCGTGAGCTCGGCCTGGCCTCCGGTCCGGATGCAGGTGACGCAGCATGA
- the rplP gene encoding 50S ribosomal protein L16, giving the protein MLIPRRVKHRKQHHPSRSGAAKGGTQVAFGEYGIQALEPAYITNRQIESARIAMTRHIKRGGKIWINIFPDRPLTKKPAETRMGSGKGSPEWWVANVKPGRVMFEMSYPNEEIAREALRRAMHKLPCKCRIVTREEQF; this is encoded by the coding sequence ATGTTGATCCCACGTCGGGTCAAGCACCGCAAGCAGCACCACCCGAGCCGTTCGGGTGCCGCCAAGGGCGGGACCCAGGTGGCCTTCGGTGAGTACGGCATCCAGGCTCTCGAGCCCGCCTACATCACCAACCGTCAGATCGAGTCCGCTCGTATCGCCATGACGCGTCACATCAAGCGTGGCGGCAAGATCTGGATCAACATCTTCCCGGATCGTCCGCTCACCAAGAAGCCGGCCGAAACCCGCATGGGTTCCGGTAAGGGTTCGCCGGAGTGGTGGGTCGCGAACGTCAAGCCCGGACGGGTGATGTTCGAGATGAGCTACCCGAACGAGGAGATCGCTCGTGAGGCCCTGCGCCGCGCGATGCACAAGCTCCCGTGCAAGTGCCGGATCGTGACGAGGGAGGAGCAGTTCTGA
- the rpsC gene encoding 30S ribosomal protein S3: MGQKINPHGFRLGITTDWKSRWYADKQYAEYVKEDVEIRKLLSTGMERAGIAKVEIERTRDRVRVDIHTARPGIVIGRRGAEADRIRAALEKLTGKQVQLNILEVKNAEAEAQLVAQGVAEQLSNRVAFRRAMRKAIQSAMRQPNVKGIRVQCSGRLGGAEMSRSEFYREGRVPLHTLRADIDYGLYEAKTTFGRIGVKVWIYKGDVVGGKRELSAAAPADRPRRERPSRPRRSGAAGTTATSTEAGRAATATADAPASTEQKEG; this comes from the coding sequence GTGGGCCAGAAGATCAACCCGCACGGCTTCCGTCTCGGCATCACGACCGACTGGAAGTCGCGCTGGTACGCAGACAAGCAGTACGCGGAGTACGTCAAGGAAGACGTCGAGATCCGGAAGCTCCTGTCCACGGGCATGGAGCGGGCCGGCATCGCGAAGGTCGAGATCGAGCGCACTCGTGACCGTGTGCGGGTGGACATCCACACCGCGCGTCCGGGCATCGTCATCGGCCGCCGCGGCGCCGAGGCCGATCGCATCCGCGCCGCCCTCGAGAAGCTGACCGGCAAGCAGGTCCAGCTGAACATCCTCGAGGTCAAGAACGCCGAGGCCGAGGCCCAGCTGGTGGCACAGGGTGTCGCCGAGCAGCTGAGCAACCGTGTCGCGTTCCGTCGCGCCATGCGCAAGGCCATCCAGTCGGCCATGCGTCAGCCGAACGTCAAGGGCATCCGCGTGCAGTGCTCGGGCCGTCTCGGCGGCGCCGAGATGAGCCGCTCGGAGTTCTACCGTGAGGGTCGCGTTCCGCTGCACACGCTGCGTGCGGACATCGACTACGGCCTGTACGAGGCCAAGACCACCTTCGGTCGCATCGGCGTGAAGGTCTGGATCTACAAGGGCGACGTCGTCGGTGGCAAGCGTGAGCTGTCCGCCGCCGCGCCGGCCGACCGCCCGCGCCGCGAGCGTCCGAGCCGTCCGCGTCGTTCCGGTGCTGCCGGAACGACCGCGACCAGCACCGAGGCCGGTCGCGCTGCGACCGCCACCGCCGATGCACCCGCTTCGACCGAGCAGAAGGAGGGCTGA
- the rplV gene encoding 50S ribosomal protein L22 has protein sequence MSTETQNPTAKAVARHVRVTPMKARRVVDIVRGKSVDEALAILKFAPQSAAEPVAKVIASAAANAQNNLNLDPSTLVVSTAFVDEGATLKRFQPRAQGRAFRIRKRSSHITVIVESVAGRATSGRNRRKGSGQ, from the coding sequence ATGAGCACTGAAACTCAGAACCCCACTGCGAAGGCCGTTGCGCGCCACGTGCGCGTGACCCCGATGAAGGCACGTCGTGTCGTGGACATCGTCCGCGGCAAGTCGGTCGACGAGGCTCTCGCGATCCTGAAGTTCGCGCCGCAGTCCGCGGCTGAGCCGGTCGCCAAGGTGATCGCCAGCGCCGCCGCCAACGCGCAGAACAACCTGAACCTCGACCCGTCGACGCTCGTCGTCTCGACGGCGTTCGTGGACGAGGGCGCGACCCTGAAGCGGTTCCAGCCGCGCGCCCAGGGCCGGGCTTTCCGGATCCGCAAGCGTTCGAGCCACATCACCGTCATCGTGGAAAGTGTCGCGGGCCGGGCCACCTCGGGTCGTAACCGTCGGAAGGGAAGTGGTCAGTAG
- the rpsS gene encoding 30S ribosomal protein S19, whose product MPRSLKKGPFVDDHLLAKVDVQNEKGTKQVIKTWSRRSTIIPDFIGHTFAVHDGRKHVPVFVSDSMVGHKLGEFAPTRTFKGHIKDDRKSKRR is encoded by the coding sequence ATGCCACGCAGCCTGAAGAAGGGCCCGTTCGTCGATGACCACCTCCTTGCGAAGGTGGACGTGCAGAACGAGAAGGGCACCAAGCAGGTCATCAAGACCTGGAGCCGTCGTTCCACGATCATCCCGGACTTCATCGGTCACACGTTTGCCGTCCACGACGGACGCAAGCACGTCCCGGTGTTCGTTTCGGATTCGATGGTTGGACACAAGCTCGGAGAGTTTGCACCGACCAGGACGTTCAAGGGCCACATCAAGGACGACCGGAAGAGCAAGCGCCGATGA
- the rplB gene encoding 50S ribosomal protein L2, translated as MAIRKYKPTTPGRRGASVSDFAEITRSTPEKSLVRPLHGRGGRNAHGRITTRHKGGGHKRAYRLIDFRRNDKDGVPAKVAHIEYDPNRTARIALLHYADGEKRYIIAPKGLVQGTPVESGPTADIKPGNNLPLRNIPTGTTIHAVELRPGGGAKMARSAGASIQLLGKEGTYATLRMPSGEIRRVDVRCRATVGEVGNAEQSNINWGKAGRMRWKGVRPTVRGVVMNPVDHPHGGGEGKTSGGRHPVSPWGKPEGRTRKNKASDKLIVRRRRTGKKR; from the coding sequence ATGGCAATCCGTAAGTACAAGCCGACTACTCCGGGCCGTCGTGGCGCGAGCGTCTCGGACTTCGCCGAGATCACTCGGTCGACGCCCGAGAAGTCGCTGGTTCGCCCGCTGCACGGTCGCGGTGGTCGCAACGCCCACGGTCGCATCACCACCCGTCACAAGGGTGGCGGACACAAGCGCGCCTACCGGCTGATCGACTTCCGCCGCAACGACAAGGACGGCGTGCCGGCCAAGGTCGCTCACATCGAGTACGACCCCAACCGCACCGCCCGCATCGCGCTGCTGCACTACGCGGACGGCGAGAAGCGCTACATCATCGCCCCCAAGGGCCTGGTGCAGGGCACCCCGGTCGAGTCCGGCCCCACGGCCGACATCAAGCCGGGCAACAACCTGCCGCTGCGCAACATCCCCACCGGTACCACCATCCACGCAGTCGAGCTGCGCCCGGGTGGCGGCGCCAAGATGGCCCGCTCCGCCGGCGCCAGCATTCAGCTCCTCGGCAAGGAAGGCACCTACGCCACGCTGCGTATGCCGTCCGGTGAGATCCGTCGCGTCGACGTGCGCTGCCGCGCCACCGTCGGCGAGGTCGGCAACGCCGAGCAGTCGAACATCAACTGGGGCAAGGCCGGCCGCATGCGCTGGAAGGGCGTCCGCCCGACCGTCCGCGGTGTGGTCATGAACCCCGTCGACCACCCGCACGGTGGTGGTGAGGGTAAGACCTCCGGTGGTCGCCACCCGGTCAGCCCCTGGGGCAAGCCCGAGGGTCGTACCCGCAAGAACAAGGCGAGCGACAAGCTCATCGTCCGTCGTCGCCGTACCGGCAAGAAGCGCTAG
- the rplW gene encoding 50S ribosomal protein L23 yields the protein MSTIADPRDILLAPVISEKSYGLIEEGTYTFLVHPDSNKTQIKIAVEKIFGVKVTSVNTANRQGKRKRTRFGYGKRKDTKRALVTLSADSKPIEIFGGPVA from the coding sequence GTGAGCACCATCGCCGACCCGCGCGACATCTTGCTGGCTCCGGTCATCTCCGAGAAGTCCTACGGGCTGATCGAGGAAGGCACCTACACCTTCCTGGTGCACCCGGACTCGAACAAGACGCAGATCAAGATCGCCGTCGAGAAGATCTTCGGGGTGAAGGTGACCAGCGTCAACACCGCCAACCGTCAGGGCAAGCGCAAGCGGACCCGCTTCGGTTACGGCAAGCGCAAGGACACCAAGCGCGCGCTCGTGACCCTCTCGGCCGACAGCAAGCCCATCGAGATCTTCGGGGGTCCGGTCGCGTAG
- the rplD gene encoding 50S ribosomal protein L4 encodes MTETATKLTLDVKAAGGQTNGTVDLPAEIFDATSNIALMHQVVVAQLAAARQGTHSTKTRGEVRGGGKKPYRQKGTGRARQGSTRAPQFAGGGVVHGPQPRDYSQRTPKKMKAAALRGALSDRARSERIHVITELVAGQVPSTKTAKSFLGELSDRKKFLLVVGREDIAAWKSVQNLDGVHPIAPDQLNTYDVLNSDDVVFSLEALNTFIAGPAKNEEESK; translated from the coding sequence ATGACCGAGACCGCAACCAAGCTGACCCTCGACGTCAAGGCTGCCGGTGGCCAGACCAACGGCACCGTCGATCTCCCCGCCGAGATCTTCGACGCGACCTCCAACATCGCTCTGATGCACCAGGTCGTCGTTGCGCAGCTCGCTGCGGCACGTCAGGGCACGCACTCCACCAAGACTCGTGGCGAGGTCCGCGGCGGCGGCAAGAAGCCGTACCGCCAGAAGGGCACCGGCCGCGCACGTCAGGGCTCGACCCGTGCGCCGCAGTTCGCCGGCGGTGGCGTCGTCCACGGCCCGCAGCCGCGTGACTACTCGCAGCGCACCCCCAAGAAGATGAAGGCTGCCGCCCTGCGTGGCGCCCTCTCCGATCGGGCCCGCAGCGAGCGCATCCACGTCATCACCGAACTGGTCGCCGGGCAGGTCCCGTCCACCAAGACGGCGAAGTCGTTCCTCGGTGAGCTCTCCGACCGCAAGAAGTTCCTGCTGGTCGTCGGCCGCGAGGACATCGCAGCGTGGAAGAGCGTCCAGAACCTGGACGGCGTGCACCCCATCGCACCCGATCAGCTCAACACCTACGACGTGCTCAACAGCGATGACGTCGTGTTCAGCCTCGAGGCTCTGAACACCTTCATCGCGGGCCCGGCAAAGAACGAGGAGGAGAGCAAGTGA
- the rplC gene encoding 50S ribosomal protein L3, giving the protein MTNQIKGILGTKLGMTQVFDENNRVVPVTVVKAGPNVVTQIRTEERDGYSAVQLAFGAIDPRKVNKPTSGQFAKAGVTPRRHVVELRVADASEYEVGQELTAEVFEDGAYVDVTGTSKGKGFAGTMKRHGFAGQGASHGTQAVHRRPGSIGGCATPGRVFKGMRMSGRMGNDRITTQNLSVHKVDAENGLLLIKGAIPGRKGGLVIVKTAVKGGASA; this is encoded by the coding sequence ATGACTAATCAGATCAAGGGAATCCTGGGCACCAAGCTCGGCATGACCCAGGTCTTCGACGAGAACAACCGGGTCGTTCCGGTCACCGTCGTCAAGGCCGGGCCGAACGTCGTCACCCAGATCCGTACCGAAGAGCGTGACGGCTACAGCGCCGTGCAGCTGGCGTTCGGCGCCATCGACCCGCGCAAGGTGAACAAGCCCACCTCGGGCCAGTTCGCCAAGGCCGGCGTCACCCCGCGTCGCCACGTCGTCGAGCTCCGTGTCGCCGACGCCTCCGAGTACGAGGTCGGCCAGGAGCTGACGGCCGAGGTCTTCGAGGACGGCGCATACGTCGACGTCACCGGCACCAGCAAGGGCAAGGGCTTCGCCGGCACCATGAAGCGTCACGGCTTCGCCGGCCAGGGCGCCTCGCACGGTACTCAGGCCGTGCACCGTCGCCCGGGTTCCATCGGTGGCTGCGCCACCCCCGGCCGCGTGTTCAAGGGCATGCGCATGTCGGGCCGTATGGGCAACGACCGCATCACGACGCAGAACCTCTCGGTCCACAAGGTGGACGCCGAGAACGGCCTGCTGCTGATCAAGGGTGCGATCCCCGGCCGCAAGGGCGGCCTCGTGATCGTCAAGACCGCAGTGAAGGGTGGTGCTTCGGCATGA
- the rpsJ gene encoding 30S ribosomal protein S10 yields the protein MAGQKIRIRLKAYDHEAIDASARKIVETVTRTGARVVGPVPLPTEKNVYCVIRSPHKYKDSREHFEMRTHKRLIDILDPTPKTVDALMRIDLPASVDVNIQ from the coding sequence GTGGCGGGACAGAAGATCCGCATCAGGCTCAAGGCCTATGACCATGAGGCGATCGACGCGTCAGCGCGCAAGATCGTCGAGACGGTGACCCGTACCGGGGCCCGCGTGGTCGGCCCGGTGCCGTTGCCTACCGAGAAGAACGTGTACTGCGTCATCCGCTCGCCGCACAAGTACAAGGACTCGCGCGAGCACTTCGAGATGCGTACCCACAAGCGGCTGATCGACATTCTCGACCCGACGCCGAAGACCGTCGATGCCCTCATGCGCATCGACCTTCCGGCCAGCGTCGACGTCAACATTCAGTGA
- a CDS encoding hotdog fold domain-containing protein translates to MDSATTPPTLPTTATPRATYRSWQRLPRNGFGRALFSVGMCARVPFFATVLPTVRELEPGRCVVSAPKWWGVHNHLGTFHAIAACNLAEIAMGMLAEATVPSTHRWIPKSMSVDYLAKAGTGLTATAQLSHLPDLAGCTDGVEVAVPVSIADRTGTEVVRATITIWVTPSGR, encoded by the coding sequence ATGGACTCCGCGACCACTCCCCCGACACTGCCGACCACCGCAACTCCCCGGGCGACCTATCGGAGTTGGCAGCGCTTGCCGCGCAACGGTTTCGGGCGCGCCCTGTTCTCGGTGGGCATGTGCGCGCGGGTGCCGTTCTTCGCGACGGTGCTGCCGACGGTGCGGGAACTCGAGCCCGGTCGGTGCGTGGTGTCGGCGCCGAAGTGGTGGGGTGTGCACAACCATCTGGGCACGTTCCATGCAATCGCGGCCTGCAATCTGGCGGAGATCGCGATGGGCATGCTCGCGGAGGCGACCGTCCCGTCGACACACCGATGGATTCCGAAGTCGATGTCGGTGGACTATCTCGCCAAGGCGGGGACGGGTCTCACCGCGACGGCGCAGCTGTCACACCTTCCCGACCTCGCCGGATGCACCGACGGCGTCGAGGTGGCGGTACCCGTGTCGATCGCGGACCGGACCGGAACCGAGGTGGTGCGGGCGACGATCACGATCTGGGTGACACCGTCCGGCCGATAA
- a CDS encoding ABC transporter permease — translation MSDADSAQVEERRARVPGVGAHRRPNPTGLSQWRALTTRAVAQQFRNGTILISVLAPFITGLGFYLPLKFIMKFQGIDYAQFILPIVVLQSMSYTVVGIANTAARESVTGLTARMQTMPVASLAPLMSRISVGVVRSMVSLVAAVAFGYLIGFRFSGGWLTIALFCLIALAFSTVLSFGADMIGCLTRSPEATAQALTLPQLILGMMSCGFVPESGFPEWIRPFVRNQPVSQYSFALRDLAEGHINWSVLFPSFMWTVGLAVVLIPLALWASTRRK, via the coding sequence GTGTCCGACGCGGACTCGGCACAGGTCGAGGAGCGGCGAGCGAGGGTTCCGGGTGTCGGTGCACATCGTCGCCCGAATCCGACGGGGCTGAGCCAGTGGCGCGCTCTCACCACCCGCGCGGTGGCGCAGCAGTTCCGTAACGGCACGATTCTGATCTCGGTGCTCGCCCCGTTCATCACGGGCCTCGGTTTCTATCTGCCGCTGAAGTTCATCATGAAGTTCCAGGGCATCGACTACGCGCAGTTCATTCTGCCGATCGTGGTGTTGCAGTCGATGTCCTACACCGTGGTGGGCATCGCCAATACCGCGGCACGGGAATCGGTGACGGGTCTGACGGCCCGGATGCAGACGATGCCGGTGGCCAGTTTGGCGCCGTTGATGTCCCGAATATCCGTGGGCGTGGTGCGCTCGATGGTGTCGTTGGTGGCGGCGGTCGCGTTCGGCTATCTGATCGGTTTCCGTTTCTCCGGTGGCTGGTTGACGATCGCACTGTTCTGTCTGATCGCGCTGGCGTTCTCGACGGTGCTGTCGTTCGGCGCCGACATGATCGGGTGTCTCACGCGTAGTCCGGAGGCGACGGCTCAGGCGTTGACGTTGCCGCAGTTGATTCTCGGCATGATGTCGTGCGGCTTCGTTCCCGAGTCGGGATTCCCGGAGTGGATTCGCCCGTTCGTGCGGAACCAGCCGGTGTCGCAGTATTCGTTCGCGCTGCGTGATCTCGCCGAGGGGCACATCAACTGGAGTGTCCTGTTCCCCTCCTTCATGTGGACCGTCGGCCTGGCGGTCGTGCTCATTCCGCTGGCGCTGTGGGCCAGCACGCGACGGAAGTGA
- a CDS encoding ABC transporter permease, whose amino-acid sequence MSQGSTQVSSGRSVEVVDIDFPEPNDPAAQSERSVQALVTHSRMQSWRLLKRWSRDPTTVVQALLYPALMLLMFSIVLGESIEKATGVPAVYGYVPMMILTGSMFGSVVSAVGLRMEKESGLLGRFWTMPIHRASGLVGRMIAESVRVVATTIVILIAGFALGFRFDQGPLAALALLLIPLLFSVAFAMMVTALATYAGKAPLVEIVSLMCTLLMFFNTGFVPLMAYPKWLQPIVEHQPMSYAIDVMRGLSLGGPVLTPMIGTLVWSVGMFAVFLFPAIRGYKHAAQTGA is encoded by the coding sequence GTGAGTCAGGGATCGACGCAGGTTTCGTCGGGACGGTCGGTCGAGGTCGTCGACATCGATTTCCCGGAGCCCAACGACCCGGCCGCCCAGTCGGAGCGGTCGGTACAGGCACTCGTGACGCACAGCCGGATGCAGTCGTGGCGGCTGCTCAAGCGGTGGTCGCGGGACCCCACGACGGTGGTGCAGGCGCTGCTGTATCCGGCGCTGATGCTGTTGATGTTCAGCATCGTGCTCGGTGAGTCGATCGAGAAGGCGACCGGTGTACCGGCGGTGTACGGCTATGTGCCGATGATGATCCTGACGGGCTCGATGTTCGGTTCGGTGGTCAGCGCGGTGGGGTTGCGGATGGAGAAGGAGAGCGGCCTGCTGGGCCGGTTCTGGACCATGCCGATCCATCGGGCGTCGGGGCTGGTGGGCCGGATGATCGCGGAGTCCGTGCGGGTCGTGGCGACGACGATCGTCATCCTGATCGCCGGCTTCGCGCTGGGTTTCCGATTCGATCAGGGTCCGTTGGCGGCTCTCGCACTGCTGCTGATCCCTCTGCTGTTCAGTGTCGCGTTCGCGATGATGGTCACTGCGCTCGCGACGTACGCCGGCAAGGCTCCACTGGTGGAGATCGTGTCGCTGATGTGCACGCTGCTGATGTTCTTCAACACCGGGTTCGTGCCGTTGATGGCGTACCCGAAGTGGTTGCAGCCGATCGTGGAGCATCAGCCGATGTCGTATGCGATCGACGTGATGCGGGGCTTGTCGCTGGGCGGTCCGGTGCTGACCCCGATGATCGGGACACTCGTGTGGTCGGTGGGCATGTTCGCGGTGTTCCTGTTCCCCGCGATCCGCGGCTACAAGCACGCGGCGCAGACGGGCGCGTAA